A genomic window from Mesorhizobium sp. 131-2-1 includes:
- the rbsK gene encoding ribokinase: MAGKPVVILGVFVADTAYRADRQPRMGETILGNSFKLGPGGKGSNQAVAAGKLGADTTFLTRLGVDAFADMAKQTWQAAGVKAAVIDTPESYTGAAYIFIEETSGNNAIIVSPGAAMLISPADIEAHAGLIRSAGVFITQLEQPIEAALKALEIARGAGVTTILNPAPAARLPDRIYTLCDYLTPNETEAEELTGIKVSSIDDARHAADSLLAKGVGSIIITLGEKGALLHTKSRSDHVGAVNAGPVVETTGAGDAFNGGLAAALAKGVEPLEAVRFACAVAGISVTRPGTAPSMPTLQEVEALLARR; encoded by the coding sequence ATGGCCGGGAAGCCTGTCGTCATCCTCGGTGTCTTCGTCGCCGACACCGCCTACCGCGCCGATCGCCAGCCGCGCATGGGCGAGACGATCCTCGGCAACTCGTTCAAGCTGGGGCCGGGCGGCAAGGGTTCGAACCAGGCGGTCGCGGCCGGCAAACTGGGCGCCGACACCACCTTCCTGACAAGGCTCGGCGTCGACGCCTTTGCCGACATGGCCAAGCAGACCTGGCAGGCGGCCGGCGTGAAGGCGGCGGTGATCGACACGCCGGAGAGCTACACCGGCGCCGCCTATATCTTCATCGAGGAAACGAGCGGCAACAACGCCATTATCGTCAGCCCTGGCGCGGCGATGCTCATCTCGCCCGCCGACATCGAGGCGCATGCCGGCCTGATCCGCTCGGCCGGCGTCTTCATCACCCAGCTCGAACAGCCGATCGAGGCAGCGCTCAAGGCGCTGGAGATCGCACGCGGAGCAGGGGTGACGACCATCCTCAACCCGGCCCCGGCGGCCAGGCTGCCCGACCGCATCTACACGCTTTGCGATTATCTCACGCCCAACGAGACCGAGGCCGAGGAACTGACCGGCATCAAGGTGTCGTCCATCGACGATGCCCGCCACGCCGCCGACAGTCTTCTGGCCAAGGGTGTCGGTTCAATCATCATCACGCTGGGTGAGAAGGGCGCGCTGCTGCACACGAAGAGCCGCTCCGACCATGTCGGCGCCGTCAATGCCGGTCCAGTGGTGGAAACGACGGGCGCCGGCGATGCCTTCAACGGCGGCCTCGCCGCGGCCCTGGCGAAGGGCGTCGAGCCGCTGGAGGCGGTGAGATTCGCCTGCGCCGTCGCCGGCATTTCAGTGACCCGTCCTGGCACGGCTCCGTCCATGCCGACGCTGCAGGAAGTCGAGGCGCTGCTGGCGAGGCGATAA
- a CDS encoding RbsD/FucU family protein encodes MLKGINPLLNADVLQALRAMGHGDDLIICDTNFPADSVARQTELGFLLRIDAPAAEVVKAVLSLYPLDGFVDDAAARMEIVGKPDEIPPVQQEVQKEIDKAEGKAWPMISIERYAFYERAKKAYCVIQTGERRFYGCFAFRKGVIPPDAE; translated from the coding sequence ATGCTCAAAGGGATCAATCCGCTGCTCAATGCCGACGTGCTCCAGGCGCTGCGGGCGATGGGCCACGGCGACGACCTGATCATTTGCGACACCAATTTCCCGGCCGATTCGGTCGCCCGCCAGACGGAGCTCGGCTTCCTGCTGCGCATCGACGCGCCGGCGGCCGAGGTGGTGAAGGCGGTGCTGTCGCTCTATCCGCTGGACGGTTTCGTCGACGACGCGGCCGCCCGCATGGAGATCGTCGGCAAGCCCGACGAGATCCCGCCCGTGCAGCAGGAGGTGCAAAAGGAGATCGACAAGGCCGAGGGCAAGGCCTGGCCGATGATCTCGATCGAGCGCTACGCCTTCTACGAGCGCGCCAAGAAGGCCTATTGCGTCATCCAGACCGGCGAGCGCCGCTTCTATGGCTGCTTCGCCTTCCGCAAGGGCGTCATTCCGCCGGATGCGGAGTAG
- a CDS encoding ABC transporter ATP-binding protein, with product MAQVAITNVAKAFGPVKVLHDVSVDIADGQFVVLVGPSGCGKSTLLRMVAGLETVSGGTIAIGERVVNNLPPAKRDIAMVFQNYALYPHKTVEQNMAFALKLRKTDPAVVAERVKRAADILDLAPYLKRYPRQLSGGQRQRVAMGRAIVRNPQVFLFDEPLSNLDAKLRVQMRTEIKELHQRLKTTTIYVTHDQIEAMTMADKIVVMRDGRIEQVGAPLELFDRPANLFVAGFIGSPAMNLLKGVVRKGDKPVVDISGTAFPLPAGSAAKDGQNVVYGVRPEHLEIHPDGVAARISVVEPTGSETLVFVRFGEGEMVALFRERHDFKPGDTLHLRPRLEQLHLFDAETGNRL from the coding sequence ATGGCTCAAGTCGCGATCACCAATGTGGCCAAGGCGTTTGGACCCGTCAAGGTCCTGCACGATGTCAGCGTCGATATCGCCGACGGCCAGTTCGTCGTGCTGGTCGGGCCTTCGGGCTGCGGCAAGTCCACGCTGTTGAGGATGGTGGCCGGGCTGGAAACCGTGTCGGGCGGCACGATCGCGATCGGCGAGCGCGTCGTCAACAACCTGCCGCCCGCCAAGCGCGACATCGCCATGGTGTTCCAGAATTACGCGCTCTATCCGCACAAGACGGTGGAGCAGAACATGGCGTTCGCGCTGAAGCTGCGCAAGACGGATCCGGCGGTGGTCGCCGAGCGGGTCAAGCGCGCCGCCGACATCCTTGACCTCGCGCCCTATCTCAAGCGCTATCCGCGCCAGCTTTCCGGCGGTCAGCGCCAGCGCGTCGCCATGGGCCGCGCCATCGTGCGCAATCCGCAGGTGTTCCTGTTCGACGAGCCACTCTCCAACCTCGACGCCAAGCTGCGCGTGCAGATGCGCACCGAGATCAAGGAACTGCACCAGCGGCTGAAGACCACCACCATCTATGTCACGCACGACCAGATCGAGGCCATGACCATGGCCGACAAGATCGTGGTGATGCGCGATGGCCGCATCGAGCAGGTCGGCGCGCCGCTGGAGCTGTTCGACCGGCCGGCAAATCTCTTCGTCGCCGGCTTCATCGGCTCGCCCGCCATGAACCTTCTGAAGGGCGTCGTGCGCAAGGGCGACAAGCCCGTTGTCGACATATCCGGCACCGCGTTTCCGCTTCCTGCCGGTAGCGCAGCCAAGGATGGCCAAAACGTCGTCTATGGCGTGCGGCCCGAACATCTCGAAATCCATCCCGACGGCGTCGCCGCCAGGATTTCCGTGGTCGAACCGACCGGTTCCGAAACCCTGGTCTTCGTGCGCTTCGGCGAAGGCGAGATGGTGGCGCTGTTTCGCGAGCGCCATGACTTCAAGCCGGGCGACACGCTGCATCTCAGGCCGCGGCTCGAGCAACTTCACCTCTTCGACGCAGAGACCGGCAACCGGCTCTGA
- a CDS encoding sugar ABC transporter substrate-binding protein gives MKVGLYEQLVRAGATRRDLLKGAASMAAIAAASGAGLGALTRPAAAADDLRSKILQIPGVGKGQPTDADFQKVGELCLEATKANVKEGEFAGVELTFMGLNNQNLHNVLFRGFLKPWEAYTGAKISWIDLAQADYNARLQQSIATGTVDFDIIEMGAPFEGDVCGKGLTSEMPDWVKKQIDFDDLVNYLKPPVGTWNGKQYRVTIDGDAHNFNYRTDVFADADLAKAWKESGATTEWGVPKTWQEVQAVTKFLKGKQFKGQDVYGYLDAPKPWGGFGFYFLGSRASAYAKHPDDKAWLFDADTMKPRINNPAWVRAIQDVIDALPSEPPDQINADPNTTGFQQFLAGTGSMIPWWGDIGSNVKTNDSSVIGDVTGFSILPGSDDVYNSKTGQWDKLASGPNYSPNCAYLGWGVYVMARVDSDAKKQKAAWSAAAHLGGKDLSLWCAAYPSGFQPYRNSHFNIPEWVAAGYDEAFITSYLKSEADSYNHPNAAIEPRIPGIFQYYSAAEDILANTFAGKMKAQEGADAIAAAWEKLTDQIGRENQIKLYKASLGV, from the coding sequence ATGAAAGTCGGTCTTTACGAACAACTGGTCCGCGCGGGAGCCACCCGGCGTGATCTTCTCAAGGGCGCGGCCAGCATGGCCGCGATCGCCGCGGCTTCAGGCGCCGGCCTCGGCGCGCTGACCCGGCCGGCCGCCGCAGCCGACGATCTGCGCTCGAAAATCCTGCAGATCCCCGGCGTCGGCAAGGGCCAGCCGACCGATGCCGATTTCCAGAAGGTCGGCGAGCTCTGCCTCGAAGCGACCAAGGCCAATGTCAAGGAAGGCGAGTTCGCCGGCGTCGAGCTCACCTTCATGGGCCTCAACAACCAGAACCTGCACAATGTGCTGTTCCGCGGCTTCCTGAAGCCGTGGGAGGCCTATACGGGCGCCAAGATCAGCTGGATCGACCTTGCGCAGGCCGATTACAACGCCCGCCTGCAGCAGTCGATCGCCACCGGCACCGTCGACTTCGACATCATCGAGATGGGTGCGCCCTTCGAAGGCGATGTCTGCGGCAAGGGCCTCACCTCCGAAATGCCGGACTGGGTTAAGAAGCAGATCGATTTCGACGACCTGGTCAACTATCTGAAGCCGCCGGTCGGCACCTGGAACGGCAAGCAGTATCGCGTCACCATCGACGGCGACGCGCACAACTTCAACTACCGCACCGACGTGTTCGCCGATGCCGATCTCGCCAAGGCGTGGAAGGAGAGCGGGGCGACGACCGAATGGGGCGTGCCGAAGACCTGGCAGGAAGTGCAGGCCGTCACCAAGTTCCTCAAGGGCAAGCAGTTCAAGGGCCAGGACGTCTATGGCTATCTCGACGCGCCCAAGCCCTGGGGCGGTTTCGGCTTCTACTTCCTCGGCAGTCGCGCCAGCGCCTATGCCAAGCATCCCGACGACAAGGCCTGGCTGTTCGATGCCGACACGATGAAGCCGCGCATCAACAACCCGGCATGGGTGCGGGCGATCCAGGACGTCATCGACGCCCTGCCCTCCGAGCCGCCAGACCAGATCAACGCCGATCCGAACACGACCGGCTTCCAGCAGTTCCTGGCCGGCACCGGCTCGATGATCCCCTGGTGGGGCGACATCGGCTCCAACGTCAAGACCAATGACTCGTCGGTCATCGGCGACGTCACCGGCTTCTCGATCCTGCCGGGCTCGGACGACGTCTACAATTCGAAGACCGGCCAGTGGGACAAGCTCGCCAGCGGCCCGAACTATTCGCCGAACTGCGCCTATCTCGGCTGGGGCGTCTATGTCATGGCCCGCGTCGACAGCGACGCGAAGAAGCAGAAGGCGGCCTGGTCGGCGGCGGCCCATCTCGGCGGCAAGGACCTGTCGCTCTGGTGCGCAGCCTATCCGTCGGGCTTCCAGCCCTACCGGAACAGCCATTTCAACATTCCGGAATGGGTGGCCGCCGGCTACGACGAGGCGTTCATCACCTCGTATCTCAAGTCGGAAGCCGACAGCTACAACCATCCGAACGCGGCGATCGAGCCGCGCATCCCCGGCATCTTCCAGTACTACAGCGCAGCCGAGGACATCCTGGCCAACACCTTCGCCGGCAAGATGAAGGCGCAGGAAGGCGCCGACGCCATCGCCGCCGCCTGGGAGAAGCTCACCGACCAGATCGGCCGCGAAAACCAGATCAAGCTCTACAAAGCCTCGCTCGGCGTGTAG
- a CDS encoding carbohydrate ABC transporter permease, which produces MADQTLPTNAWPANGVPADLIAPGRKRLGFALMATATLGLLAVIALQILYKTEVTTLGFDTWRPIIYAYVLWGVALGAGQVLTRGEDGQRALFLLPALLFTIAMVVFPTLFGFYIALTDWNLSSFSGRKFNGLDNFWQMLADPYYRNALFNMVLYVLAVLVEYVIAFGLALLLNAQIRARKFFRVVFLMPLMLSPVAVSWMIGKSLMEYRFGPAATLARTLGWDNPAFFSNPITARISIMVLDAWTFIPFMMIMLLAGLQAMSREVLEAARVDGATAWQTFWQVTFPLMLPVSVTAVILRIIFKLKLADIIITVTSGGPGGATDSVSSFIYREYRDRSNVGYGTMLAMAYLIIIIVFVTWLLKFASRFVRNVN; this is translated from the coding sequence GTGGCTGACCAGACTTTGCCAACCAATGCATGGCCGGCAAACGGCGTACCAGCCGATCTGATCGCACCCGGCCGCAAGCGGCTCGGTTTCGCCCTGATGGCCACGGCGACGCTTGGCCTGCTCGCCGTCATCGCGCTGCAGATCCTCTACAAGACTGAAGTCACCACGCTCGGCTTCGATACCTGGCGGCCGATCATCTATGCCTATGTGCTGTGGGGCGTGGCGCTGGGCGCTGGCCAGGTGCTGACGCGCGGCGAGGACGGCCAGCGCGCGCTGTTCCTGTTGCCGGCGCTGCTCTTCACCATCGCCATGGTGGTCTTCCCGACGCTGTTCGGCTTCTACATCGCCCTGACGGACTGGAACCTCAGTTCCTTCTCGGGCCGCAAATTCAACGGGCTCGACAATTTCTGGCAGATGCTGGCCGACCCGTACTACCGCAACGCGCTGTTCAACATGGTGCTCTATGTGCTCGCGGTGTTGGTCGAATATGTCATCGCCTTTGGGCTGGCGCTGCTGCTCAACGCGCAGATCCGCGCCCGCAAATTCTTCCGCGTCGTCTTCCTGATGCCGCTGATGCTGTCGCCAGTCGCGGTGTCATGGATGATCGGCAAGTCGCTGATGGAATATCGCTTCGGCCCGGCGGCGACGCTGGCGCGCACGCTCGGCTGGGACAATCCCGCCTTCTTCTCCAACCCGATCACCGCCCGCATCTCGATCATGGTGCTGGATGCCTGGACCTTCATCCCGTTCATGATGATCATGCTGCTCGCCGGCCTGCAGGCGATGTCGCGCGAGGTTCTGGAGGCGGCGCGCGTCGATGGCGCCACCGCCTGGCAGACCTTCTGGCAGGTCACCTTCCCGCTGATGCTGCCGGTGTCGGTGACGGCGGTGATCCTGCGCATCATCTTCAAGCTGAAGCTGGCCGACATCATCATCACGGTGACTTCGGGCGGCCCGGGCGGCGCCACGGATTCGGTATCGAGCTTCATCTACCGCGAATATCGCGACCGCTCGAATGTCGGCTACGGCACGATGCTGGCCATGGCCTATCTCATCATCATCATCGTGTTCGTGACCTGGCTGCTGAAATTCGCCAGCCGCTTCGTGCGCAATGTCAACTGA
- a CDS encoding carbohydrate ABC transporter permease, whose protein sequence is MSVQTTDYSVSEIGSPASFLTSRVFIYGALVFWSFICLFPIYWTITTSFKSAVDVTQGHLIPFVDFQPDWKGWRSLGLSPDSIFQTSTVRDEFFKRFMNSIIASVGASSLAIIIGSLAAYGLTRYRYHFAWFKNEDISFFFLSQLILPPVVLALPFLVLYREVGLLDTRIGLILLYTLMVLPIVIWIMRDQFNSIPVELEEAALVDGLSIWGAFFRIVMPIALPGMVAAFILAMVLCWNEYFFAALLTSTDAKTIPVMVASQTGSQGINWWSMAALATAAITPLAVIGILLERYLIMGMTAGAVK, encoded by the coding sequence ATGAGCGTCCAGACCACCGACTATTCCGTCTCCGAAATCGGCTCGCCGGCGAGCTTCCTCACCAGCCGCGTCTTCATTTATGGCGCGCTGGTGTTCTGGTCCTTCATCTGCCTGTTCCCGATCTACTGGACGATAACGACGTCGTTCAAATCGGCGGTCGACGTCACCCAGGGCCATCTGATCCCGTTCGTCGACTTCCAGCCGGACTGGAAGGGCTGGCGCTCGCTCGGCCTGTCGCCCGACTCGATCTTCCAGACGTCCACCGTGCGCGACGAGTTCTTCAAGCGCTTCATGAACTCGATCATCGCCTCGGTCGGCGCGTCGAGCCTCGCCATCATCATCGGCAGCCTCGCCGCCTACGGACTGACCCGCTACCGCTACCACTTCGCCTGGTTCAAGAACGAGGACATCTCCTTCTTCTTCCTGTCGCAGCTGATCCTGCCGCCGGTCGTGCTGGCGCTGCCCTTCCTAGTGCTCTACCGCGAGGTCGGCCTGCTCGACACGCGCATCGGGCTGATCCTGCTCTACACGCTGATGGTGCTGCCGATCGTCATCTGGATCATGCGCGACCAGTTCAATTCGATCCCGGTCGAGCTCGAGGAAGCAGCGCTCGTCGACGGCCTGTCGATCTGGGGCGCCTTCTTCCGCATCGTCATGCCGATCGCGCTGCCTGGCATGGTCGCCGCCTTCATCCTGGCCATGGTGCTGTGCTGGAACGAGTATTTCTTCGCAGCGCTTTTGACCTCGACCGACGCCAAGACCATTCCCGTCATGGTGGCGAGCCAGACCGGATCGCAAGGCATCAACTGGTGGTCGATGGCGGCCCTTGCCACCGCCGCCATCACGCCGCTTGCCGTCATCGGCATCCTCCTGGAACGCTACCTGATCATGGGCATGACGGCAGGCGCGGTGAAGTAG
- a CDS encoding creatininase family protein has translation MRYELMLPHQIRKAIKENWPVVLPLGVLEYHGEHMAVGMDTLAVVKTLELFEQEADIVMLPAFYYGAASYVVAPPEGSGSVHVGGNQLAPFAEELFYGLLRIGFRNIHAIIHHQTENFIAGMPTDLAFKTAGRQAIFRFLEKERGEGWWGSEAMADYYAGHAKGENFFNWVQVHPLMPAAINGQYPFDHAGIGETSLMLALCPEAVDAGHFADNTGWYTASAPEASAELGRKGVAMILDHLRAILSA, from the coding sequence ATGCGCTACGAATTGATGCTCCCGCATCAGATCCGCAAGGCGATCAAGGAGAACTGGCCGGTCGTCCTCCCGCTTGGCGTGCTCGAATACCATGGCGAGCACATGGCAGTCGGCATGGACACGCTGGCCGTCGTCAAGACGCTGGAATTGTTCGAGCAGGAGGCCGACATCGTCATGCTGCCCGCCTTCTACTACGGCGCGGCGAGCTATGTGGTAGCGCCGCCGGAGGGCAGCGGCTCGGTGCATGTCGGCGGCAACCAACTGGCGCCGTTCGCCGAGGAGCTGTTCTACGGCCTGCTGCGCATCGGCTTTCGCAACATCCACGCCATCATTCATCACCAGACCGAGAATTTCATCGCCGGCATGCCGACCGATCTCGCCTTCAAGACGGCCGGCAGGCAAGCGATCTTCCGCTTCCTGGAAAAGGAGCGCGGCGAGGGCTGGTGGGGCTCCGAGGCGATGGCCGACTACTATGCAGGCCACGCCAAGGGCGAGAACTTTTTCAATTGGGTCCAGGTGCATCCGCTGATGCCCGCCGCCATCAACGGCCAGTATCCGTTCGACCATGCCGGCATAGGCGAGACCTCGCTGATGCTGGCGCTCTGCCCCGAAGCGGTCGATGCCGGCCATTTCGCCGACAATACCGGCTGGTACACGGCCAGCGCGCCCGAGGCCTCGGCCGAGCTGGGCAGAAAGGGCGTCGCCATGATCCTCGATCATCTGCGCGCCATCCTGTCGGCCTGA
- the hxlB gene encoding 6-phospho-3-hexuloisomerase, translating into MTGAGTDLFAIALNELGGVLARVDEARIDAACEMLAGAGKIAVYGCGREALQVKGFAMRLYHLGLQVSVVGDMTTPPLGEGDVFLVSSGPGETTTVLTLMQVARDAGAKVLLLTAEGASSAVRLADFTLLIPAQTMASDQGAAKTSVLPMGSVFEGALFLLFEVMVLKLKASTGGSPEAMRARHTNME; encoded by the coding sequence ATGACCGGCGCCGGCACGGATCTGTTCGCGATCGCGCTGAACGAGCTCGGCGGCGTGCTGGCAAGGGTAGACGAGGCGCGCATCGACGCGGCCTGCGAGATGCTCGCCGGCGCTGGAAAAATCGCCGTCTATGGCTGCGGCCGCGAGGCGCTGCAGGTCAAGGGTTTCGCCATGCGGCTTTATCATCTCGGTCTGCAGGTGTCGGTGGTAGGCGACATGACGACGCCGCCGCTGGGCGAGGGCGATGTCTTCCTGGTCAGCTCCGGACCGGGCGAGACCACCACGGTGCTGACCCTGATGCAGGTTGCCCGGGATGCGGGCGCAAAGGTGCTGCTGCTCACCGCCGAAGGCGCAAGCAGCGCGGTCAGGCTCGCCGACTTCACCTTGTTGATCCCGGCCCAGACCATGGCGAGCGACCAGGGCGCGGCGAAAACCTCAGTGCTGCCGATGGGCTCGGTGTTCGAGGGCGCGCTGTTCCTGCTCTTCGAAGTGATGGTGCTGAAGCTCAAGGCATCGACCGGCGGCTCGCCCGAGGCCATGCGCGCCCGCCACACGAATATGGAGTAG
- a CDS encoding aldo/keto reductase, giving the protein MKTRHFDRIGNGGIDFTELGFGTAPLGNLYRAVSDEDAHATLEAAWNTGCRYFDTAPLYGLGLSETRLNPFLRSKKRDDYVLSSKVGRLMRACPPDQRTGIGKFFDTPSRQEVYDYSYDGVMRSFEASLERLGVDRIDILFVHDVDIFTHGSKEASDRRIEEFMSSGYYGLLSLRDQGVIKAFGGGINEWQVCETLAERGDFDLFLLAGRYTLLEQEALRSFLPLCQKRGIGIVLGGPYNSGILATGPKPGAFYNYSEAPKDVLDRVARIEAVCTRHGVRLIEAALQFPLQHPSVVSVIPGGQRPAEVESNRALLDAKLPAALWADLKQEGLMRADAPTG; this is encoded by the coding sequence ATGAAGACACGGCATTTCGACCGCATCGGCAATGGCGGCATCGACTTCACCGAGCTCGGCTTCGGCACGGCGCCGCTCGGCAACCTCTACCGCGCCGTCTCCGACGAGGACGCCCATGCCACGCTGGAGGCGGCCTGGAACACCGGCTGCCGCTACTTCGACACCGCGCCGCTCTATGGTCTCGGTCTGTCGGAAACCCGGCTCAACCCGTTCCTGCGCTCGAAGAAGCGCGACGACTATGTACTGTCGAGCAAGGTCGGGCGCCTGATGCGCGCCTGTCCGCCCGACCAGCGCACCGGCATCGGCAAGTTCTTCGACACGCCGTCGCGCCAGGAGGTCTACGATTACAGCTATGACGGCGTCATGCGCTCCTTCGAGGCTTCGCTGGAACGCCTCGGCGTCGACCGCATCGACATCCTGTTCGTCCACGACGTCGATATCTTCACCCACGGCAGCAAGGAGGCTTCCGACCGGCGTATCGAGGAGTTCATGTCCTCGGGCTATTACGGACTGCTTTCGCTGCGCGACCAGGGCGTGATCAAGGCGTTCGGCGGCGGCATCAATGAATGGCAGGTCTGTGAGACGCTGGCCGAGCGCGGCGACTTCGACCTCTTCCTGCTGGCCGGGCGCTACACGCTGCTGGAGCAGGAGGCTTTGCGATCCTTCCTGCCGCTTTGCCAGAAGCGCGGCATCGGCATCGTGCTCGGAGGCCCCTACAATTCCGGCATCCTGGCGACGGGACCCAAGCCCGGCGCCTTCTACAACTATTCCGAGGCGCCGAAGGATGTGCTCGATCGCGTCGCGCGCATCGAGGCGGTCTGCACGCGCCATGGCGTACGGCTGATCGAGGCGGCGCTGCAGTTTCCGCTGCAACACCCTTCGGTGGTGTCGGTGATCCCTGGCGGCCAGCGGCCGGCCGAGGTCGAAAGCAACCGTGCGCTGCTCGACGCCAAACTGCCCGCCGCTCTCTGGGCCGATCTGAAGCAGGAAGGGCTGATGCGCGCGGACGCACCAACGGGCTGA
- a CDS encoding HU family DNA-binding protein: MNKNELVSAVADAASISKGDAQSAVDAVFSVITGELKKGGDVRLVGFGNFTVSKRAASTGRNPQTGAEVKIPARTVPKFSAGKGLKDAVN, encoded by the coding sequence ATGAACAAGAACGAACTGGTGTCCGCTGTCGCCGATGCCGCGAGCATTTCGAAGGGTGACGCGCAGTCAGCCGTCGATGCGGTGTTTTCCGTGATCACTGGCGAACTGAAGAAGGGCGGCGATGTCCGGCTTGTGGGCTTCGGAAATTTCACCGTGTCAAAACGCGCTGCTTCGACCGGGCGCAACCCGCAGACCGGCGCCGAAGTGAAGATTCCGGCGCGCACCGTGCCGAAGTTTTCGGCCGGCAAGGGCCTCAAGGACGCGGTCAACTAA